A genomic stretch from Acidobacteriota bacterium includes:
- the nadA gene encoding quinolinate synthase NadA, protein MPTAPNSDFSSPALSSAELSYTPEVAAATAPIYERVRDVIPELEWPVHAPYVEAINRLKAERNAIILAHNYQTPEIFHGVADLTGDSLALARMAVEAEADTIVLCGVHFMAETAKLLNPSKKVLIPDLEAGCSLASSITGADVRLLKERYPGVPVVTYVNTSADVKAETDVCCTSANAVEVVESLGVDRVIFLPDEYLGHHVAQQTDVELILWHGHCEVHERFTGEQLRAFRAQYDDLQILAHPECPQDVLKEADFVGSTSGMIQAVGERQPKRVVMITECSMSDNVSVEHPKVEFIRPCNLCPHMKRITLPKILDSLLHGRYEVEVAPEVAQRARRAVERMLEVGRGKDASVPVASQASQASPAAVAG, encoded by the coding sequence ATGCCCACTGCCCCCAATTCTGACTTCTCGAGCCCCGCGCTCTCCTCTGCGGAGCTTTCCTATACGCCGGAGGTGGCCGCCGCGACGGCGCCCATCTACGAGCGCGTCCGCGACGTCATCCCCGAGCTCGAGTGGCCGGTGCACGCGCCCTACGTCGAAGCCATCAACCGCCTCAAGGCCGAGCGCAACGCCATCATCCTGGCCCACAACTATCAGACGCCGGAGATCTTCCACGGCGTCGCCGACCTCACCGGCGACTCCCTGGCTTTGGCGCGCATGGCGGTGGAGGCGGAGGCGGACACCATCGTGCTCTGCGGCGTCCACTTCATGGCCGAGACCGCCAAGCTGCTCAATCCCAGCAAGAAGGTCTTGATTCCGGACCTCGAGGCCGGCTGCTCGCTGGCGTCGTCCATCACCGGCGCCGACGTCCGCCTGCTCAAGGAGCGTTATCCCGGCGTGCCGGTGGTGACCTACGTCAATACCTCCGCTGACGTCAAAGCCGAGACCGACGTCTGCTGCACCTCCGCCAACGCCGTGGAGGTGGTGGAGTCCCTGGGGGTGGATCGGGTGATCTTCCTGCCGGACGAGTACCTCGGCCACCACGTGGCACAGCAGACCGATGTCGAGCTGATCCTCTGGCACGGTCACTGCGAGGTCCACGAGCGTTTCACCGGCGAGCAGCTGCGGGCTTTCCGCGCCCAATACGATGATCTTCAGATCCTCGCTCACCCCGAGTGTCCCCAGGACGTGCTGAAGGAGGCCGACTTCGTCGGTTCCACTTCGGGCATGATCCAGGCGGTGGGGGAGCGCCAGCCCAAGCGGGTGGTGATGATCACCGAGTGCTCCATGAGCGACAACGTTTCCGTGGAGCATCCCAAGGTGGAGTTCATCCGCCCCTGCAATCTCTGCCCGCATATGAAGCGCATCACCCTGCCGAAGATTCTCGACAGCCTGCTTCACGGCCGCTACGAGGTGGAGGTGGCCCCGGAGGTGGCGCAGCGCGCTCGCCGGGCGGTGGAGAGGATGCTCGAGGTCGGACGGGGCAAAGACGCCAGCGTTCCCGTTGCCTCTCAGGCCTCCCAGGCCTCCCCGGCCGCGGTGGCCGGATGA
- a CDS encoding L-aspartate oxidase — MSSSGKSASWQRIHDLDLVVVGGGVAGLSAALGCPGRRVGLLSKQPVSCEDGRQGGGEGCRAAVSGAGGSSVWAQGGIAAALSGQDSPSLHAADTLTAAAGLAWEEAVTVLTTEGPARLAELLELGADFDRGADGELALGHEAAHSRRRILHAHGDATGAEVVRALLEAVRRHSKVQLFGETTADDLWVEDGRVAGVLAHDAHGHRVLFRAPAVVLATGGLGALYRWTTNPPEVTGDGLALAARAGARLADLEMVQFHPTALAVDSDPLPLLTEALRGEGAILVDDTGERFLLAEHPDAELAPRDIVARAIHRRRAAGHQVFLDAREAVGEAFPERFPTVFALCQRHGLDPRTELLPVTPASHFHMGGIATDLAGRSSLDGLWACGEVACTGVHGANRLASNSLLEGLVFGARVGADIERSLAEGGERPQGLPQPPDIGEADSPPVRASITAVRRWLWQEVGLVRDEDGLRGFLDELDRLSWRLPEAGPLTNAVTVARLLTTAALLRRESRGGHYRSDYPESDPQQRRRRFLELRGRACRPALPWPARSLTPAAEAQR, encoded by the coding sequence ATGAGCTCCTCCGGGAAGTCTGCCTCCTGGCAGCGCATCCACGACCTCGACCTGGTGGTGGTGGGGGGCGGTGTCGCCGGTCTCTCGGCGGCGCTGGGGTGCCCCGGCCGCCGGGTGGGGCTGCTCAGCAAGCAGCCGGTGAGCTGTGAGGACGGTCGTCAAGGGGGTGGGGAAGGGTGCAGAGCTGCCGTTTCTGGAGCGGGAGGCTCCAGCGTCTGGGCCCAGGGAGGCATCGCCGCGGCCCTGTCGGGGCAGGATTCCCCCTCCCTCCACGCCGCCGACACCCTGACGGCGGCGGCGGGACTTGCCTGGGAAGAAGCGGTCACGGTGCTCACCACCGAGGGTCCGGCACGGCTGGCGGAGCTGCTGGAGCTGGGCGCTGACTTCGACCGTGGCGCGGACGGCGAGCTGGCCCTGGGACACGAGGCGGCCCACAGCCGCCGCCGCATTCTCCACGCCCACGGCGACGCCACCGGTGCCGAGGTGGTGCGGGCGCTGTTGGAGGCGGTGCGGCGGCACTCCAAGGTCCAGCTCTTCGGCGAGACCACCGCCGACGATCTGTGGGTGGAGGATGGCCGGGTGGCGGGAGTCTTGGCCCACGATGCTCACGGCCATCGGGTGCTCTTCCGGGCGCCGGCGGTGGTGCTGGCCACCGGCGGTCTCGGCGCCCTCTACCGTTGGACCACCAACCCGCCGGAGGTCACCGGCGACGGCCTGGCCCTGGCGGCCCGCGCCGGCGCTCGGCTGGCGGATCTGGAGATGGTGCAATTCCACCCCACGGCCCTGGCGGTGGACAGCGATCCCCTGCCGCTGCTCACCGAAGCCCTGCGCGGCGAAGGGGCGATTCTGGTCGACGACACCGGCGAACGCTTCCTCCTCGCCGAGCACCCCGACGCCGAGCTGGCTCCTCGGGACATCGTCGCCCGCGCCATCCACCGGCGCCGGGCGGCAGGCCACCAAGTCTTTCTCGACGCCCGGGAGGCGGTGGGGGAGGCCTTTCCGGAGCGGTTCCCCACGGTCTTCGCTCTCTGCCAGCGCCACGGCCTCGACCCCCGCACTGAGCTGCTGCCGGTGACCCCCGCCAGCCATTTCCACATGGGGGGCATTGCCACCGACCTTGCCGGCCGTTCTTCCCTCGACGGTCTCTGGGCCTGCGGTGAGGTCGCCTGCACCGGCGTTCACGGCGCCAATCGTCTGGCCAGCAACTCCCTCCTCGAGGGCCTGGTTTTCGGCGCCCGGGTGGGGGCCGACATCGAGCGCTCCCTGGCCGAGGGGGGCGAGCGGCCCCAGGGGCTGCCCCAACCACCGGACATCGGTGAGGCGGACTCGCCGCCGGTGCGGGCGAGCATTACGGCGGTGCGCCGTTGGCTTTGGCAGGAAGTGGGCTTGGTGCGCGACGAAGACGGGCTGCGGGGATTCCTGGACGAGCTCGACCGCCTCTCCTGGCGGCTCCCGGAGGCCGGTCCTTTGACCAATGCGGTGACCGTGGCGCGGCTCCTCACCACCGCCGCGCTGTTGCGGCGGGAGAGCCGCGGCGGCCACTACCGCAGCGACTATCCCGAATCCGATCCCCAGCAGCGCCGCCGCCGCTTCCTCGAGCTCCGCGGCCGCGCCTGTCGGCCCGCTCTGCCCTGGCCCGCCCGCTCCCTGACCCCGGCGGCGGAGGCCCAGCGATGA
- the nadC gene encoding carboxylating nicotinate-nucleotide diphosphorylase yields MKIRTMSLPAEPGSPVLYPLLYEDTVRRALQEDLGRAGDLTSDAVIPPSATARALLVARRAGIIAGLEVAGSAFRLLDAGILFRPQVADGDAVDAGTVLAEVAGSARSLLSAERTALNFLGHLSGIATTTRGIVDAVAGTGARVACTRKTTPGLRALEKHAVRCGGGANHRFGLDDAVMIKDNHRLLAGSLEQAVEQVRRRVGHLVKIEVEVDTLEQLDRALALAVDVVLLDNMSPELLRQAVARIRDAGSGVISEASGGITPETAAAIAATGVDLLSVGWITHSAPSLDVALDVDVE; encoded by the coding sequence ATGAAGATTCGCACGATGAGCCTTCCCGCGGAGCCGGGCAGTCCCGTCCTCTACCCGCTGCTCTACGAAGACACGGTGCGCCGGGCGCTGCAGGAGGATCTGGGCCGCGCCGGCGATCTCACCAGCGACGCGGTGATCCCGCCCTCGGCCACCGCTCGGGCGCTGCTGGTGGCCCGCCGTGCCGGTATCATCGCCGGTCTGGAGGTGGCGGGGTCGGCCTTTCGGCTCCTCGATGCCGGCATCCTCTTCCGCCCGCAGGTGGCGGACGGTGACGCCGTGGACGCCGGGACGGTGCTGGCGGAGGTCGCCGGCTCCGCTCGTTCGCTGCTCTCGGCGGAACGCACCGCCCTCAACTTCCTCGGCCACCTTTCCGGCATCGCCACCACCACCCGCGGCATCGTCGACGCCGTCGCCGGCACCGGCGCCCGGGTGGCGTGCACCCGCAAAACCACCCCCGGCCTGCGCGCTCTGGAAAAGCACGCCGTGCGCTGCGGCGGCGGTGCCAACCACCGTTTCGGTCTCGACGACGCGGTGATGATCAAAGACAACCATCGCCTGTTGGCGGGCAGTCTCGAGCAGGCGGTGGAGCAGGTACGCCGGCGGGTGGGGCACCTGGTGAAGATCGAGGTGGAGGTGGACACCCTGGAGCAGCTGGACCGCGCCCTGGCGCTGGCGGTGGACGTGGTGCTGCTGGACAATATGAGCCCGGAGCTGTTGCGTCAGGCGGTCGCCCGCATCCGCGATGCCGGCAGCGGCGTGATCAGCGAAGCCTCCGGCGGCATCACCCCCGAAACCGCCGCCGCCATCGCCGCCACCGGCGTCGATCTGCTCTCTGTGGGCTGGATCACCCACAGTGCTCCCAGTCTTGATGTGGCGCTGGACGTGGACGTGGAGTAG
- the lipA gene encoding lipoyl synthase, whose product MSQNLVQIGASTSSQPAPDAVQKKRQGRPEWLRIKLATPARYHQVKKLVQDLKLNTVCEEARCPNIYECWGQHGTATFMILGEICTRRCGFCAVTSGRPNKGVDADEPEHVAEAVEVMGLQHAVITSVDRDDLPDGGAEHFRQVIEAIHRRNPDTAVEILTPDFRGVDDALDVVLSARPEVFSHNMETVPRMYRKARPGSRYQRSLDLLADAARRREAGEYEGRVKTGIMVGIGETPDEVRETLRDIHAAGVEVMTIGQYLQPTQKHLPVDRWVTPEEFAEYKRYAFELGFAYCESGPLVRSSYHAHEHVPENHHPSKRAAVGEVVQG is encoded by the coding sequence ATGAGCCAGAACCTCGTCCAAATCGGCGCTTCCACCTCCTCCCAACCCGCTCCCGACGCAGTTCAGAAGAAGCGTCAGGGCCGGCCGGAGTGGTTGCGCATCAAGCTCGCCACTCCTGCGCGGTATCACCAGGTCAAGAAGCTGGTGCAGGACCTCAAGCTCAACACCGTGTGCGAAGAGGCCCGCTGCCCCAACATTTACGAATGCTGGGGCCAGCACGGCACCGCCACCTTCATGATCCTCGGCGAGATCTGCACCCGCCGCTGCGGCTTCTGCGCCGTGACCTCCGGCCGCCCCAACAAGGGCGTCGACGCCGACGAGCCGGAACACGTGGCGGAGGCGGTAGAGGTCATGGGCCTGCAGCACGCGGTGATCACCTCCGTCGACCGGGACGACCTCCCGGACGGCGGCGCCGAGCACTTCCGCCAGGTCATCGAGGCCATCCACCGCCGCAACCCGGACACCGCGGTGGAAATCCTCACCCCCGACTTCCGCGGCGTCGACGATGCCCTGGACGTCGTTCTCAGCGCTCGCCCGGAGGTCTTCTCCCACAACATGGAGACGGTCCCCCGCATGTACCGCAAGGCGCGCCCCGGCAGCCGCTACCAGCGCAGCCTCGACCTCCTCGCCGACGCCGCCCGGCGCCGCGAGGCTGGCGAGTACGAGGGCCGGGTGAAGACCGGCATCATGGTGGGCATCGGCGAGACCCCCGACGAGGTGCGCGAAACCCTCCGCGACATCCACGCCGCCGGCGTCGAGGTGATGACCATCGGCCAATACCTCCAGCCGACCCAAAAGCACCTACCGGTGGACCGCTGGGTGACTCCGGAAGAGTTCGCCGAGTACAAGCGCTACGCCTTCGAGCTAGGTTTCGCCTACTGCGAGTCCGGCCCCCTCGTCCGGAGCTCCTACCACGCCCACGAGCACGTGCCGGAGAACCACCACCCGTCGAAGCGGGCGGCGGTGGGTGAGGTGGTGCAGGGCTGA